From a region of the Narcine bancroftii isolate sNarBan1 chromosome 5, sNarBan1.hap1, whole genome shotgun sequence genome:
- the LOC138765393 gene encoding probable G-protein coupled receptor 139, with the protein MEYNSEGFARKPIPENDKKTKRLDPVWKINLIAILVLWRRNCGLSRCITRYLVGMAMADLMCVVIGVLLEQVNNIYIFAPYLLFTPICTLTLVLRFVAMDCSVWLTVAFTFDRYVAICGVRLRERYCTERTATVVMVIVTIWGCVRYVPYAFIITPLVLIDHLPWRCVTKAEYSTSSFWRIYTVFISVTTPLVPIGLIVMFNALTVRHVVAANEIRRGIRKNIVKETDPEAGNRRKSMVLLFSLSANFILLWIPYVVFNSKWQTQNYFYTDRYLNNRTYIMQQCAFMFQFLSTCTNTCIYTLAQRRFREELKIGVKYLFQLREWRCM; encoded by the exons atggaatataACAGCGAGGGCTTTGCTCGGAAACCCATCcccgaaaatgataagaagacaaaacgacttgatccagtgtggaaaa TTAATTTAATTGCGATTTTGGTTCTGTGGCGGAGGAATTGTGGTCTGTCGCGGTGCATCACTCGCTACCTCGTCGGAATGGCGATGGCCGATTTAATGTGTGTGGTCATCGGGGTGTTGCTGGAGCAGGTTAATAACATCTACATTTTTGCTCCGTATTTGCTCTTCACTCCAATCTGCACGCTGACTCTTGTCCTGAGGTTTGTAGCCATGGACTGTTCCGTCTGGTTGACGGTGGCTTTCACGTTCGATCGCTATGTCGCAATTTGTGGTGTGCGGCTGCGGGAGCGGTATTGCACCGAGCGAACGGCCACGGTTGTGATGGTAATTGTGACAATATGGGGCTGTGTGAGGTACGTTCCCTACGCCTTCATAATAACCCCTTTGGTCCTCATTGACCACTTGCCTTGGCGCTGCGTTACCAAAGCTGAATATTCGACCTCATCCTTCTGGAGAATATACACGGTCTTCATCAGCGTCACCACACCTTTAGTGCCAATCGGCCTCATTGTAATGTTCAATGCTTTAACCGTCCGTCATGTTGTTGCGGCAAATGAAATACGTCGGGGTATACGAAAAAACATTGTGAAGGAGACGGATCCGGAGGCGGGAAACCGCAGAAAGTCAATGGTTTTGTTGTTCTCTCTCTCCgccaattttattttgttgtggATCCCCTATGTCGTTTTTAACTCAAAATGGCAAactcaaaattatttttacacagacAGATATCTAAATAACCGGACATATATTATGCAGCAATGTGCATTCATGTTTCAATTTCTCAGTACCTGCACCAACACGTGTATTTACACCTTGGCCCAGAGGAGATTCAGGGAGGAACTGAAGATTGGGGTGAAATATCTCTTTCAATTAAGGGAATGGCGTTGTATGTGA